One genomic window of Oscillatoria salina IIICB1 includes the following:
- a CDS encoding 4a-hydroxytetrahydrobiopterin dehydratase: MPELTQQKCEACTKDSQPVSEDQIKQLKPQIPDWNLINKDGQKRLERTYKFPDFQTALNATNKIGAEAEKEGHHPALLTEYGKLTVTWWTHAISGLHKNDFIMAAKTDEIVKQFPTS; this comes from the coding sequence ATGCCAGAACTAACACAACAAAAATGTGAAGCTTGCACCAAAGACTCTCAACCTGTCAGCGAAGACCAAATCAAACAACTCAAACCACAAATTCCTGACTGGAACTTAATTAACAAAGACGGACAAAAAAGATTAGAACGCACATATAAATTTCCTGACTTCCAAACCGCCCTCAATGCAACAAACAAAATTGGCGCAGAAGCAGAAAAAGAAGGACACCATCCAGCCCTCCTCACCGAATACGGTAAACTCACCGTAACTTGGTGGACTCACGCCATCTCCGGACTGCATAAAAACGACTTTATCATGGCAGCAAAAACCGACGAAATCGTCAAGCAATTCCCAACTTCCTAG